The Candidatus Methylomirabilota bacterium genome includes a region encoding these proteins:
- a CDS encoding amidohydrolase family protein, with the protein MRSIDIHAHLTPQCFWRATENGGDWHTITREKDARGAAVAIVGGQRHPLPPRARWTPEERLADMDSLGVDVHVVSPYVGFYNYHLDTALAVATARATNDEIGDMARAWPRRFAGLGTLPMQDVKAAIAELERCMTRVGLKGVEINDHINGKTLEEPEFRPFWKAAEQLGALIFFHQGGETLVSARSRRYHLPNSIGNLVDRAVTFATLVHGGVLDECPDLKIVLGHGGGYTCYGIGRMDHGWQVRAEARVHITKPPSAYLRRFYYDCIVYTEPALRYLIDAVGVDRVVFGTDWPYDMALDWPVSWILAMTSLSREEKEAILSKNVERLLGL; encoded by the coding sequence ATGCGCTCCATCGACATCCACGCCCATCTGACCCCCCAGTGCTTCTGGCGCGCGACGGAGAACGGCGGCGACTGGCACACCATCACGCGCGAGAAGGATGCGCGGGGCGCGGCGGTCGCCATCGTCGGCGGCCAGCGGCACCCGCTGCCGCCGCGCGCCAGGTGGACGCCGGAGGAGCGCCTCGCCGACATGGATTCGCTCGGCGTGGACGTCCACGTCGTCTCGCCCTACGTCGGGTTCTACAACTACCACCTCGACACGGCACTCGCGGTCGCGACCGCCCGGGCCACGAACGACGAGATCGGCGACATGGCGCGCGCGTGGCCCCGGCGCTTCGCCGGGCTCGGCACGCTCCCCATGCAGGACGTGAAAGCGGCGATCGCCGAGCTCGAGCGGTGTATGACCCGGGTCGGCCTCAAGGGCGTGGAGATCAACGATCACATCAACGGCAAGACGCTCGAGGAGCCGGAGTTCCGGCCCTTCTGGAAGGCCGCGGAGCAGCTGGGCGCCCTGATCTTCTTCCACCAGGGCGGCGAGACGCTGGTGAGCGCGCGGAGCAGGCGCTATCACCTCCCGAACAGCATCGGCAACCTGGTCGACCGCGCGGTGACGTTCGCCACGCTGGTCCACGGCGGCGTCCTCGACGAGTGTCCGGATCTGAAGATCGTGCTCGGCCACGGCGGCGGGTACACGTGCTACGGGATCGGGCGCATGGACCACGGCTGGCAGGTGCGCGCCGAGGCGCGGGTCCACATCACGAAGCCCCCGAGCGCGTATCTGCGGCGTTTCTACTACGACTGCATCGTCTACACCGAGCCGGCCCTGCGCTACCTCATCGACGCGGTCGGCGTCGACCGGGTCGTGTTCGGGACCGACTGGCCCTACGACATGGCGCTCGACTGGCCCGTGTCCTGGATCCTCGCCATGACGAGCCTGTCGCGGGAGGAGAAAGAGGCGATCCTGTCGAAGAACGTGGAGCGCCTACTGGGCCTCTAG
- a CDS encoding alpha/beta hydrolase, translated as MADDLLKETIRLRYPRLLASGVDYNDAQTVLGRIRRFEDWCAEWVAMARAHERLGDEALREGRALTAGEAFVRAAIYYHTGQSVFFDDPAEKRRVQELQRDAYRKAMPHLSPPAQQLEVPFEGIAFTGNLRVPRGVRPAPCVLLNPGADSTKEEFYTLENEFLRRGVATFSYDGPGQGLTWAAMKLRPDFEKPVGAVIDVLATRPEVDARHLGIWGRSFGGYAAPRAASFERRLSACISIGGFYDLAGIWDRLPASVKDTLRFGLGVASHEAARARARAFTLAGALPGLACPFLIVHSGLDTVCPVEESERIRKEAGGPTTLVVFPEGNHVCDNIPYKARPLMADWMARRLEAQ; from the coding sequence GTGGCCGACGATCTGCTGAAGGAGACGATCCGGCTCCGCTATCCGCGCCTGCTCGCGTCGGGCGTGGACTACAACGACGCCCAGACGGTCCTCGGCCGGATCCGGCGCTTCGAGGACTGGTGCGCGGAATGGGTCGCGATGGCGCGGGCGCACGAGCGCCTCGGTGACGAGGCGCTGCGCGAGGGCCGCGCGCTCACGGCGGGCGAGGCGTTCGTGCGGGCCGCGATCTACTACCACACCGGGCAGTCCGTCTTCTTCGACGATCCCGCCGAGAAGCGCCGGGTGCAGGAGCTCCAGCGCGACGCCTATCGCAAGGCGATGCCGCACCTGTCGCCGCCCGCGCAGCAGCTCGAGGTCCCGTTCGAGGGCATCGCCTTCACCGGGAACCTGCGCGTCCCGCGCGGCGTCCGGCCCGCCCCGTGCGTGCTGCTCAACCCCGGCGCCGACTCCACGAAGGAGGAGTTCTACACGCTCGAGAACGAGTTCCTCCGGCGCGGCGTGGCGACCTTCAGCTACGACGGCCCGGGCCAGGGTCTCACGTGGGCCGCGATGAAGCTCCGCCCCGATTTCGAGAAGCCGGTGGGCGCCGTGATCGACGTCCTCGCGACGCGCCCGGAGGTGGACGCGAGACATCTCGGCATCTGGGGACGGAGCTTCGGCGGCTACGCGGCGCCGCGCGCCGCGTCCTTCGAGCGGCGGCTCTCCGCCTGCATCAGCATCGGCGGCTTCTACGACCTCGCCGGCATCTGGGACCGGCTGCCGGCGAGCGTCAAGGACACCCTGCGGTTCGGGCTGGGCGTCGCGAGCCACGAGGCCGCGCGCGCGCGGGCCCGGGCCTTCACGCTCGCCGGGGCCCTCCCGGGACTCGCGTGCCCCTTCCTCATCGTCCACAGCGGGCTCGACACGGTGTGCCCCGTCGAGGAGTCCGAGCGGATCCGCAAGGAGGCCGGCGGGCCGACCACGCTCGTGGTCTTCCCCGAGGGCAACCACGTCTGCGACAACATCCCCTACAAGGCGCGCCCGCTGATGGCGGACTGGATGGCCCGCCGGCTAGAGGCCCAGTAG
- a CDS encoding VOC family protein produces MPPSKLAHVVFQTNRIPEMRDWYCAVLGAGVIYENDHLCFATYDDEHHRVAFLNFGPLAPKDTNTELGVKASEQPGLHHTAFTFASMQDFLDNYVRLRDRGIRPFFCVNHGPTTSMYYRDPDGNRVELQIDNFATAKEGQDWLRTPAFDRNPIGVEYDPDALVKRFRAGVPVAELIARGD; encoded by the coding sequence ATGCCGCCCAGCAAGCTGGCCCACGTCGTGTTCCAGACGAACCGGATCCCCGAGATGCGCGACTGGTACTGCGCCGTGCTCGGCGCCGGGGTGATCTACGAGAACGATCACCTCTGCTTCGCGACGTACGACGACGAGCACCACCGCGTGGCGTTCCTCAACTTCGGCCCGCTGGCGCCGAAGGACACGAACACCGAGCTCGGCGTCAAGGCCTCCGAGCAGCCCGGCCTGCACCACACGGCGTTCACCTTCGCGTCCATGCAGGACTTCCTCGACAACTACGTCCGCCTGCGGGACCGCGGCATCCGCCCCTTTTTCTGCGTCAACCACGGGCCGACGACCTCGATGTACTACCGGGATCCCGACGGCAACCGCGTCGAGCTCCAGATCGACAACTTCGCCACCGCCAAGGAAGGCCAGGACTGGCTCCGGACGCCGGCGTTCGATCGGAACCCGATCGGCGTCGAGTACGACCCCGACGCGCTGGTCAAGCGCTTCCGGGCCGGCGTGCCGGTGGCGGAGCTGATCGCCCGCGGCGACTGA
- a CDS encoding Zn-dependent alcohol dehydrogenase, whose product MRVTAAVLYDTRKPVVVEEVELGEPGAHEVLVRWAANGVCHSDLHVITGDYPHPLPVVLGHEAAGVVEQVGPGVETVTPGDHVCSSYIPSCGKCWYCIGGQPTMCALRDKPRWFMLDGTPRFRKNGQGLHHFLQVSGYATHSVLPEESVIPIRKDAPLDVVCLVSCGVLAGAGPVFNRAKVPPGASVAVWGCGGVGLNTIQAARLVGAGTIIGVDVVKQKLAWAEEFGATHVVDASHEDPVARVQALAGRGGVDFAFEAVGTQRTIEQALLATHRGGTCVIVGVSPAGTRLSVDPSLLLQQRVLTGSSFGGGHQRTDVPMLIDLYMSGRYRLDELISRRLPLGELNHAFDLMLRGEVKRSVVVYE is encoded by the coding sequence ATGCGCGTGACGGCGGCGGTCCTGTACGACACGAGGAAGCCGGTCGTGGTGGAAGAGGTGGAGCTCGGCGAGCCCGGCGCGCACGAGGTGCTCGTGCGGTGGGCGGCGAACGGCGTCTGCCACAGCGACCTGCACGTGATCACGGGCGACTACCCGCATCCCCTGCCCGTGGTGCTCGGCCACGAGGCGGCCGGGGTCGTCGAGCAGGTCGGCCCGGGCGTCGAGACGGTGACGCCGGGCGATCACGTCTGCTCGAGCTACATCCCGTCGTGCGGCAAGTGCTGGTACTGCATCGGCGGCCAGCCCACCATGTGCGCGCTGCGCGACAAGCCCCGCTGGTTCATGCTCGACGGCACGCCGCGGTTCCGGAAGAACGGCCAGGGCCTCCACCACTTCCTCCAGGTCTCGGGCTACGCGACGCATTCCGTCCTGCCGGAGGAAAGCGTCATCCCCATCAGGAAGGACGCGCCGCTCGACGTCGTGTGCCTCGTGAGCTGCGGTGTCCTCGCCGGCGCCGGGCCGGTCTTCAACCGCGCCAAGGTACCGCCCGGCGCGAGCGTGGCCGTCTGGGGCTGCGGCGGCGTGGGCCTGAACACGATCCAGGCGGCGCGCCTCGTGGGCGCGGGGACGATCATCGGCGTGGACGTGGTGAAGCAGAAGCTCGCCTGGGCCGAGGAGTTCGGCGCGACGCACGTCGTGGACGCCTCGCACGAGGACCCCGTCGCGCGCGTCCAGGCCCTCGCCGGCCGGGGCGGCGTGGACTTCGCCTTCGAGGCGGTGGGCACCCAGCGGACGATCGAGCAGGCGCTCCTCGCGACCCACCGCGGCGGCACCTGCGTGATCGTCGGCGTGTCGCCGGCCGGCACGCGGCTCTCCGTCGATCCCTCGCTGCTCCTGCAGCAGCGCGTGCTCACGGGGAGCTCGTTCGGCGGCGGGCACCAGCGGACCGACGTGCCCATGCTGATCGATCTCTACATGAGCGGCCGGTACCGCCTCGACGAGCTGATCAGCCGGCGCCTGCCGCTCGGCGAGCTGAACCACGCGTTCGACCTGATGCTGCGGGGCGAGGTCAAGCGCAGCGTCGTCGTCTACGAATAG
- a CDS encoding tetratricopeptide repeat protein, which produces MVLTRIWSRRSPTVMELFLRARRLRDQGRFEEAAILVTEGLRLDPDNAVGHLLAGSLHAALREMDMARAAFERVLAFEPTHPRALLGLARIALEKGDAGYCKDLLTRALARYPDFPEARALLDVVQSPVASAPATRPAQPADGISADRLHVPAETHEVLVARVDGTPIVAQPRGLRTPELTARVAQLCKIASAMLARCGLGPLQHAVIDGGGETTLLRADGEIVLSIAFSRDMRPATALTHLDRVWGNCRTELANRVA; this is translated from the coding sequence ATGGTGCTGACACGCATCTGGAGCAGGCGGTCGCCGACGGTCATGGAGCTCTTCCTGCGCGCGAGGCGTCTTCGCGATCAGGGGCGGTTCGAGGAAGCGGCGATTCTCGTCACCGAGGGACTGCGACTGGATCCCGACAACGCCGTCGGGCACCTCCTGGCGGGCTCCCTCCACGCTGCGCTCCGGGAGATGGACATGGCGCGGGCCGCGTTCGAGCGCGTCCTGGCGTTCGAGCCGACTCACCCGCGCGCGTTGCTGGGGCTCGCCCGGATCGCCCTGGAGAAAGGTGACGCCGGCTACTGCAAGGATCTCCTCACCCGCGCACTGGCGCGCTACCCGGACTTCCCCGAAGCCCGGGCGCTGCTCGACGTCGTCCAGAGCCCCGTCGCGAGCGCTCCCGCGACCCGCCCGGCGCAGCCGGCCGACGGCATCAGCGCGGACCGGCTGCACGTGCCCGCCGAGACCCACGAAGTGCTGGTCGCGCGGGTCGACGGCACACCGATCGTCGCCCAGCCGAGGGGACTGCGGACTCCGGAGCTGACCGCGCGCGTCGCGCAGCTGTGTAAGATCGCTTCCGCGATGCTCGCGCGGTGCGGGCTCGGACCGCTGCAGCACGCCGTCATCGACGGCGGCGGCGAGACGACGCTCCTCCGCGCCGACGGCGAGATCGTCCTCTCGATCGCGTTCAGCCGCGACATGCGGCCCGCCACGGCCCTCACCCACCTGGACCGGGTGTGGGGCAATTGCCGCACCGAGCTGGCGAACCGAGTCGCGTGA
- a CDS encoding response regulator: MGKVMVVDDAYSELQVMEAILRSAGHDVVTYLDGDQLEDRIATERPDVVLLDIVMPKRNGFDALRGLRRDERTRETRVVVVSSKNQESDRTWGLRQGADEYLPKPFTAEQLLTAVRRFLR; this comes from the coding sequence ATGGGCAAGGTCATGGTGGTCGACGACGCGTATTCGGAGCTCCAGGTGATGGAGGCCATTCTCCGGTCGGCGGGTCACGACGTGGTGACGTACCTCGACGGCGACCAGCTCGAAGACAGGATCGCGACGGAACGGCCGGACGTCGTGCTGCTGGACATCGTGATGCCAAAACGGAACGGCTTCGACGCGCTCCGCGGCCTCCGAAGGGACGAGCGCACCCGAGAGACGCGTGTCGTCGTGGTGAGCTCGAAGAACCAGGAGAGCGATCGCACCTGGGGCCTCCGGCAGGGCGCGGACGAGTACCTGCCGAAGCCATTCACGGCCGAGCAGCTGCTGACGGCCGTCCGCCGGTTCCTGCGGTGA
- a CDS encoding chemotaxis protein CheW has protein sequence MTTGLLDVTAAVRACVFTLAGEPFALDVARIRELTVFDGWTTVPRASRHVIGAANLRGDVVPIADARALLGLPAGRGGRRLRTLVVAADGLEAALVIDEVLGLEAFAGVTPLEDAGPQTHGEWALGFLRREDRLVPLLDPARLLRALRAEG, from the coding sequence GTGACGACGGGTCTGCTCGACGTCACCGCCGCGGTCCGGGCCTGCGTGTTCACGCTCGCCGGCGAGCCGTTCGCGCTCGACGTCGCGCGGATCCGGGAGCTGACGGTGTTCGACGGGTGGACCACGGTGCCGCGGGCCTCGCGTCACGTCATCGGCGCCGCGAACCTCCGCGGCGACGTGGTGCCGATCGCGGACGCCCGGGCCCTGCTGGGACTGCCGGCGGGCCGAGGCGGGCGACGACTGCGGACGCTGGTCGTCGCGGCCGACGGGCTCGAGGCGGCCCTGGTCATCGACGAGGTCCTCGGCCTCGAAGCGTTCGCCGGGGTCACGCCGCTCGAGGACGCGGGCCCGCAGACCCACGGCGAGTGGGCGCTCGGGTTCCTGCGCCGCGAGGATCGCCTCGTCCCGTTGCTCGATCCGGCCAGGCTCCTGCGTGCATTGCGAGCGGAGGGCTGA